The Bicyclus anynana chromosome 13, ilBicAnyn1.1, whole genome shotgun sequence region gaagactcgtgctcaacagtgagccgaatatgggttgttaatgatgatgatgatcatgattatTATCTATAGACATATTTACCTTCACCTTACTAATATATTAGTACTTACCTATAGCTAAAACATTGTCAACCCATACTGTATTTACACACTTTCAGTCTTTACACAATGAGGCATGTCTAGCTATATCAGGCTCTCGTCAATTATGAGAATAAGACAAATGATTGCGAAACGAAATTGCGATTCGTCACAAGTctacggttttttttatttcaaatgaaCACGTGTTTAGCGTTTGTTATGCTCCCTGTGTGTTCCCTTATAACTCTCAACGTTATAAAGAGGGGTGTTCAATTgtagtgtctgtctgtgtataGCATCGTACCTTCAAAACGTATGAACCTGATGATGTGGTTATTTGTTTAAAACCTGACGTGATCAAATGGTTATTAAGATATTAGACggttatttttaagtttaattttgatGGACACCAACGTCAAATCTCTGTGGTTTGTGTGATTGTACGTGCAATTTgccttttatatataaataaaataataagctcCTTATTTCTAGTGAAGATCCTAAAGGTCAATCAAATTACATCTTTTTGTAAAGGCTTTGTTATAACTACAaagtttcttaaaaaatatcaaataagtattatttgagTCTGAGACTTAAGATCCCTTTGTATTGTCTGAAATAAATACGTTAGATCATTCAAAGAAGTCAAAGGTACTTAAGTGACGTGTACCTGTAAATATGCGACTTTGAATATTCAAAATGCTCTAATGGTCACTGGTCCCTTAGTGGTCCAATGAACCAAACATAGACGGTAGTGCGccttgaataaattatttcctCTCATACTAAGTGGTCAGTGTACAATGACACATAATAGATGACATATGTCTTTGTATTGAGATGAATAAAGATCTGCTGCACCGTCCAATATTGTTATTCCACTAAGCCATACACGCTTACTCTTTTCTACTAAATATAGTCCTTATTCCAATTgaataaagtttataatttaaaccTCATCTTCGCCTTAGAAATGTGTACGTTGCTTTGAACTTCAAAGTATTATATTAATCGCACTTGACTGTGATGTCTAAACAAAATTTCTTTGATATTACCAAAGCtatctgttattattatttcttatagatagatattcttaTGGTCTCTGAATTAGtgatatatcttataaatataaGGCAATTCTGTCACTACTGAAAAATATATCACATTTAAATTAGTATTTGTTTTATAGTTAGGatcgtatattattttagaagagatagagataaataaattttatattagttataaaacctgtacctacataaatgattattattattcataaataaaataatataataacgttTATTGGAAGGGTATTTGAATTACGTATCGATAAAAAGTGCAAATTCTATTCACTTTGATCTTTTTCTGACGACCTAAGCTACcacaaataaaaacctttatgGAGATACTCTACACAAACGTCGAAGATAAATTGAGCCCTTTTCTTCAGGTATCAACCTTGAACTTTATTTACATTCACGCAAAGTGTTCCTAACTGTATCAAAACGTAGCCCCGAGCGAAATTCATTCAATATTCCGACCGACGACTTTATAGGACTGGAGACTTTCTTTTGAAGGTATTCCCTTTATTTTATTGCAGATGTCATCGAAAACCCGATGATTTATGGCCTGAGATTCCAGAGACAAATGTCTTTGGGGGACCCTTAAACATTTTTTGCGCCTCGCGGTAACTCTGCGTGCATTTAACGCTGATTAAACTGTAAAATTACCGACGCAGCGGCTTTTGACAGATGCGGAGCCGAATAATAACATTAGGTACACACGTTGCAAGATTTGATGGTAGCGGTGGACGGCAAAAGGCCTTTGTGGAAAGCGAAATCCACTTATAGTATAAAGAATACAATGGAGATCTTTggcaaattgtaaaatatacacCTAATTATTTCATTCAAGTGAGGCCAAGCGTAAAGGTTTTTGATCCCGAGGGTACAGAAGGCGGTACTTGAGGCTTATGAAAACATGTTTCAATGTTACCCAGTGGCGTTCTTGATATTGTGATAGGTGTCTATAATTTTAAGCACGCTTTCCGTTTATTTTGTGAGATACTAGCATGGACTTTACTTATGTACTTTGAAGTACTATTAATAAAACTACCTAATGCTAAATACAGTGCGTTTACTTTCcttcaataaatatttcataaggaacctctttaataaatatttaattagacATCCTAAGGTATCGTAGGCAATTAACGCCCACTTAATttcaaatcaatatattatttaatgaaacaactgtattaaaaaactgcttagaaaaatagttttattgacaaaaaataaacacaaaaaagtAATACTTAAGTGCTATAAGTcgtataaaattatgtaaacaaaGAATTTTTGAATAACCTGTCATGGGCGTTATTGAGCATACGGTTTTTAGTAACGCCCACAtagtaatttacaaattatcttaataaacaaaaatattttgacttatAGCCGTACAAAACCAAAAAGTATATTCTGTTGTCTTTTATTAGAAAGAATCATAATTGTCATAAATGACCCACAAATActactatatttaaattttgtaacacGTCCAACATATCTCGTATTTTCtatttaatcatctttaacaaaaatatctcacttctaacaagtttaataattatagaaaatcaacatatatatttttttttcattaaaaacaaattattaaaaaatgcttATTGGGCGCTATAAAACGTAGATGGCTAATGACGCCCCAGAACAGTGCGCCAATTAACGCCCAGAATTAAGTACAAAGCTTAATTAATGAGAtcaataataaactaattatatcCTAAGAACTAATCAAAGTACTTATCAGTAATCAGTCTTACAGTCATTTGGAATTGTAgtacgttttatatttattcgcaatttgaacaaattaaatattcgtCATGTATAGAGAGGCCCACACACTCCTCATGGTACCACTTCATGCAAAATTTACATTGTCTCATGTCCAATTTTGTAGTTTCATGACATGCATAGCAGTACCAGTCTTCCGTATcgtcttttttttcatttatctttttcttattttgttgtttcttatcctttgtttttattactttattttttgatttaatctTATCtttcttgtttttctctttttttttggttttggtattctttgttttatttttatcttcatcGTTTTTGTTAAAGAGATCTTTAGTAATACGTTGACCTTTATAATTGATAGCCTTCTTTCGTGGACGTTTTGTTTTAGTTATAGAGTAATTAGGAGTAGGCAAAAATtcatgaaattctgttttgttACTTTGTCTCTTTAAATTGAATAATGGTATATTATCTTCATCTAGTGAAccagactcatcatcatcagaattTACTGTTTGCTTTTTAGGTGTTGTTTCTCCTTTATTTATGAcagttaaattttcattttcttcctCTGATAAATAACCATAAACGTCTTCAACTgaatattttaacttattatGCGATGGCTTGATTATGTAACTATCTATGTCAGACGAGTCAGAGCTGTATTGTCGGCACATAGGTCGTTGCAGACCTGAACAACTGGGAATATCAATATCATTAGAGCTTTCTTTGTTTGCAGGCGCTTCTGGTGGTGCTTCAGGCACATATAGATTTTCAGAAAATATGGATGGTGAAGCACATAAGCTATGGACTGAATCATGAGGTGTATTGTTATGCGGAGCTTTTTCCAAATCATTTTCAGAAACATCAGTAGATGAGCTATAATCAACAATACTAGAAATTTTTGCTGCCCTTAATCCTGTTGATTTAGGCAAAACATTCTGAATATTTTGACACTGTTTAGAAGAAATCTCTTTAGGTGGCGTCACAGTCAGGTAAGCGTCAGCATCAACATCAAATCTATCAGGAGTCGAGTCCCGCCTGTTTGATGCGTTAAAATCAATATTAGGCTGATTTTCATCAGAGTAAGTGTCAATATTAGAATCAGATTTAGGATTCTGCActtgtttgttttgattttgagGATATGGAATTTCAGATAAAACTGATGGAGCAAATGCTTCTTCCGGGATTGCTTCAGGGTTATAGGGATACAGACCAGTCGCTTTGAACCCATTCACTATATTTGTATGTGTCATGCATTTGGGCCACACTtgcgaaaatattttattgaaatcggcTTTGTTTAATGCCCTATCAACTTTGACTGACAAATAATTCATAACAGCTTCATCCCAGTGATGTTCATAGGATTTATTTACCGATTTGTCTAACGGTTGCAGCTCGTGGGTCGTATTTGAAGGAAGGCAATAGAGAACTACGTTATTTTTATCAGCTTCTTCTAGCGCCTCAATTGACAAATGGCACTTTGCAccatcaaaaattaataaacatttatcaGCGACTTTATGTTTTGCCAGGTGTTGAATAAATTCTACAAATAAGTCTGAGGTCATGCTACCCTTCGGTGCCATTCTAACTAGCGTTCCAGCTGGTAGATTTTCTATAAGATCTGGTCTTTGTCTTTGGCCTTTGAAAATTATCATAGCTGGAATCGCCGTACCTATAGCATTCACACACATTGCTATGGTCACATTTTCTGCATGTTCCGGAGCAATGAGATGAACCCTTTTACTCCCTTTTGCTGCCAAAACTGTGTGCTGTTTATGCACAGTTATTCGACATCCTTTCTCGTCCATATTATATAATCTTTCTGGATGTCGCAGTATATCTAATTCATTATATAATTTGCGGATACTTTGAAAATGTTGTTGaacaataactttatttaatttttgtgcacGAGCTGCATTCATCATTTGCGGTTTTCGTTGGCTAATAGAtggatttctttttaaaaaggaTCGCAACCAGTCGACACCGGCAATCCTTTTcgaactattaaaattatttttgatgtcATGTCTCTCGCAAAATAAGAAAGTTTGTTTTCGAATGAATTTAGGTGTTAGTGGAATTCCTATGCTTGCAAATCTTTTTATCCGCGAAACTAAATCTTTTTCTTGATTATTCGTTAAAACAGGCTTTCTGCCCAAACGTTTCATTTCTTCACCCgtttttaaatgatctctcaAAGTTCTACGCGGAATATTATACCTTGCTGCTGCTGATCGCTGAGTCAAATGTCCTCTTTGCACAGCATTCATGGCAGCTTTCATGGTATCTTCAGTCCACAACTCCCCTCTTTTCTTGCGTGTGGAATTAAATGGTGTCATTTCCCCGATCTGTAAAAAGCAGATCATTATGATACACAAAAAATACCTTGTTTATATACGCCCACAGTATGGACAATAGCGCCCATACAGGCTATTAACGCCCAAACCTGACTTTACGGGGCGTTATTACCCAATTAGTACCTTCTATTATTCTCATATTTTCACACATAATTACAAACAAATCAATGAAATCTTCAATGAAATATGGAATAAAGGTATCTTTAATAAAAGCTAATCACAAAATAAGAAATAGATAGGtagaaaaataaactgaaacttACCGATTTGTcagagtatattttataataacagcGTGCACTGTCGGCCTCCTTGCGGTGCGGGTCGCAACTGAGAATAATCGTGGCGTGATCCATGCCGCGCCGCGTCTGAGCGTTCTTATTGGTTTAATCTATGTGTGCGTGAAATGTGTCGTAACTCACGTGACTTTAACTACGATTATTAGCATTCGGGCGTTATTACACATTGGGCGTTAATTGCCATACCTACCTTAAATAGTTAAACAAACCTTTCTTAATTAAccaaataacttattttaaagtTACTGAAATGATCATGGTTGtgcgagtaggtacatatactaCTATTTGCTGTATCTTGAAGGAGGGTTCAACCTTCGGTATGAGGAAAAAATCAGTCATCAAAATAAAGAAGTTATACTTGTATATCAACAAAGAAAAGAATGGAATGTAATCaattacaaatttttataacacacCCATTCTTCACAGCCCCAAGTAgttatattatgaaatattagCCGACTATCGGATCGCCGCCGATCAGCGCCTTTCATCGTTTTTGTGCGCTTTATTTTTTggtgaattttataaatttttatgaatGGTCTCTCCGCCCCTTCTCACTCGAGAGCCGATTGTTTTGTCAGCACAACACCTGGACGCAAACAAACGCGTAACGGTTGATGCAAGATGGCGACTTTGTAATGTATTGTTGTAGTGTAAGTAATTGTTAATTGAGAGCACTAATGAATCTCTTTTTGTTCTATAAAACAAAAGGTTTtgtatagtaaaaatattataataaaaatatcaaaaggaATTTAAGACCTACACGGTCTAAATGATtatatcgatcgatcgattgtGCTGCAAATAAACGTAGtttgagataaaaaaatatatgtattcatTTTGAttgaattcaattaaaaatatgtacgtACAGTATTAAACgtataatatagtaataatggatttttgaggtaaataaaaaatacataaattgttattaatgaGTCATATCATCCTGCGTTCAATATTATGATTAAAAGGTATCTACactctaaaatttattttatagtaaataaattaatgtgttAAGAACTAACCACACGTATTTTTCATCTAACTAGTTATCTGTAGAGAACACATCTGATTGTGGAACACTATAATAAACCGTAAATTAATTCTCAATCTTTATTGTATTATGTCCAAACGTTTCTTTTATAAGACCGCATACCTAATCGTTCCATAGACAtccgaaattaataaaaaaatataagagctagtagttgtaaattaataaccacgcacaatatattatgattattatttatatttgttttaagctattagatatatcattataatctttttttttattattatgtatttttaaatcatcCTTATATTACTCCTTATCCTTCCATTTCAAAGTACAATACTGTACATAAATGTGTCTTCTTCaaagtaaacataatattaactttAGAACCTTAAACTTTTTTcttaagtaatattatgttatatatctAGTTATGAAGCGGTTAATGCAATAAAAGATTCACTAAATAAAAACTGGTAATTTTAAACGAATTAGGAGCGCAGTTTTAAACGGTAgccatttattaaattataaccgTCTTGTGGTTTGAGTTGTTAAGATAAAGcacataataatacatatatcggagttgtaatttttgttccattatttgaaatttaaattgagTGATATATACTCATATACAgtacaacataatattttaagacaTCAGTCAAAGTTTCAGTATCAGATGAGTGTATGTTCTATTTTGTatattgaagaaaatatatttttttccattaaagCTGGTATAAAAATTGCAATAATGCAATGCATTTTCagatgtaaatgtaaatataaaatttcgaatatctaaatatgtaatttcagtaaagtatatattattataatgaacaTTACAGTAGTGTATATTTTTCGTTTGGATCACGTTTTTTGTTCACTAGCTCTTACATaaagtcataaaattaaaaaaataaatttgtatctTATAAACAGGTCAGTAAGgtctaaattataataaaacaaaatacacatTTCTTTCTGAGGTGAACCGTGGCTCGTTTTGAcctgaattattaattataatcgggctattttacataattttgttattagaCATGAGTTAAATTATTGGGCTCTGTTTTAGCGGCGTCGTAAATATTCTCGTTATGTTCGGTTACTATcggttaatatgtttttaattaatttctggTTCGTTAGAATCTTTGAtgttattcaatatattttggGTGATTGCTTCATAATAAGCTAATTACGTATAACTACTGTGTGCTTTTGtacataattttacaaaatatttaatttaatcaaatatgttttattgtatATCTCCAATATATGTGTATATTGGAGTACAAGTAATGTAATagaccttcataattttgttaatctgctatgctcctactatagaaTGATAAACTAATAATGTTATGAAGTTTGGATCATGGCTAGGGAGGTAGCCTTTCTCAATGATCCGGATCCCAGAGCCTCTATCAAGTAtagtttgttatattttattcgtctAAATAATAACAATGAGTCATTTAAGTAAGCTTCATGATTCCTGCGTGTAAGCCTTCGCTAGAAACTTTGACAAGACAAATATAACTATAACTCTATAATTACTTACCATTTTTCTAATGGCAAGAACATAGTCTGAACtgttttcagcttttataaactgACCATCCTACATCACAGGCATTTTGtcataattaatgttaaaaatatataagtgtGAAGACACCTTAGAAAAGCGTAACCtagttaatttaaaagtttagaggtattttaacaaaatacgtaACATTAACTTTTGATACGCTCGTTAAAGATAAATCAAAAAGTGACGTATGTACATCACGTAATGCTAATGCATCTGCCCCTACGAGTGCCGTTCCAAGTGTCAAGTGATTGTTGCTTAGTAGTAATTGGTTTGGATCAATTAAATGGTTCACCTGCTCTTAATTTACGACGAGGCTTATAGATAGCTACCATTAGCTGAAGTACCTATacggtaaaaatataaatttataaacgttgatgtaatatataaatataacgttgatgatgatgatgttgtatctatatcattttatatttgattGTTCTTAGTTCTTGTTTTGATTAAGTATGTCCTATTTTAGATTTCTATTTGTCGTtgactttttattataatcttgATCATCTATACTAGTATATGGATCATATgccatgcgtataagaaatAAGGACTTCTCGTATGAGCGATTGGCACATGTAGCAAAATTAACTAAgtcaattaaaataactttaagcaTTTATCGTTATAAAATACGATTTCGTAAATGTTTTGACCTTTTCAACacttctataatataattttataaaacttctataaataaatcttcTACAACATCCATATCTCTAATATCATACAGTATACATGTTTAAGTGTAAGCAATATTCGCAATCAAACTATTTAGAACATTTTGATTAGTTAATAAGTTAGTATATTAGTTCTGTATGTACAATATAACCACATCCCTAAAGTTTCAGTCAAGTAtcgattttaaagaaaatacgcCTAAATACAGTACACCAGTAAATATATATCCTTCGGCAAACATTTGCCTCCCAACATTTATAGTCGAGTTGCGTAAAGCCTACCACTTCTCACGCCGATAAGGGAGGCTCGTATCGAAATTTACCACAAAATATGGGAAACATTTTATGAAGTGCGTTCTACTGTAATGAGATAGGATACACTCAATTTTGGCCATTGTTAAGGATAAACGGACGTAAAATCCGGTAATATTTATAGCTTCCCCCACTTTACCGGTTTccgtaaatattattttcggaGTCTAGTAGTGTTTATATTGGTCTGTAATATTGCGATAGGGGTTTACGGAAACCCTTTTTATGTGgctagtgattttgtttgtaaacagctCCCAAGTGTACCAACGTCATCCGATTTATACGGCGTTAAATATTACGCTCTCGATACAGATTCGCGTCCctttaaattacattacttaTCTTGTGACACCAACAAAATagtgttttcatcatcatcttcatcattcagccgatggacgtccactgcaagacaggccttttgtagggacttccaaacatcacgatactgagccgcctgcatccagtgaatccctgcgactcccttgatgtcgtcagtgtATAATGTTTTAAAGATCCACATTTATACAAGAGGCTATCacatttcattaattttctCTCTCAGAATTTAAGTCTAAAGGGTTATTAGCAATCAGTACATACTAGCTATTATAAAGGAATGAGAATTAATGGAAaattgtaacaaataattaaagctCTAAGTCAACGATGTTGTAGGTTTTATAGCAATCCACGAAAACCGTTACCgtgtgtaatttttatttttgtaaagttgtacttaaaatagaaaataaacatAAGGTTTATCCCACGCAATAATCTTTAAGactagtaatatttttacaagaaaGCTAAAAAACAAcgattttgtttgtattttgtgtttgcttatttttttttagtatgactttatgtttatttatcgtGTGATCCTGCCAAGTGGCATAGTTTGTTGGCAAATCTGAACGAATATAAACGACTAGCGACAAAAACAAGAATAACATACAAGAATAAGGTCATACAAAGTTATCTATTAAAA contains the following coding sequences:
- the LOC112057947 gene encoding uncharacterized protein LOC112057947, which codes for MDHATIILSCDPHRKEADSARCYYKIYSDKSIGEMTPFNSTRKKRGELWTEDTMKAAMNAVQRGHLTQRSAAARYNIPRRTLRDHLKTGEEMKRLGRKPVLTNNQEKDLVSRIKRFASIGIPLTPKFIRKQTFLFCERHDIKNNFNSSKRIAGVDWLRSFLKRNPSISQRKPQMMNAARAQKLNKVIVQQHFQSIRKLYNELDILRHPERLYNMDEKGCRITVHKQHTVLAAKGSKRVHLIAPEHAENVTIAMCVNAIGTAIPAMIIFKGQRQRPDLIENLPAGTLVRMAPKGSMTSDLFVEFIQHLAKHKVADKCLLIFDGAKCHLSIEALEEADKNNVVLYCLPSNTTHELQPLDKSVNKSYEHHWDEAVMNYLSVKVDRALNKADFNKIFSQVWPKCMTHTNIVNGFKATGLYPYNPEAIPEEAFAPSVLSEIPYPQNQNKQVQNPKSDSNIDTYSDENQPNIDFNASNRRDSTPDRFDVDADAYLTVTPPKEISSKQCQNIQNVLPKSTGLRAAKISSIVDYSSSTDVSENDLEKAPHNNTPHDSVHSLCASPSIFSENLYVPEAPPEAPANKESSNDIDIPSCSGLQRPMCRQYSSDSSDIDSYIIKPSHNKLKYSVEDVYGYLSEEENENLTVINKGETTPKKQTVNSDDDESGSLDEDNIPLFNLKRQSNKTEFHEFLPTPNYSITKTKRPRKKAINYKGQRITKDLFNKNDEDKNKTKNTKTKKKEKNKKDKIKSKNKVIKTKDKKQQNKKKINEKKDDTEDWYCYACHETTKLDMRQCKFCMKWYHEECVGLSIHDEYLICSNCE